One genomic window of Solanum dulcamara chromosome 12, daSolDulc1.2, whole genome shotgun sequence includes the following:
- the LOC129877886 gene encoding uncharacterized protein LOC129877886 codes for MASSDAQMEKMKFRQNYQNHWHTDLLRAPQSDPLFCCFSLWCGPCASYILRKRALYNDMSRYTCCGGYMPCSGRCGESHCPELCLCTEVFLCFANSVASTRFMLQDEFNLQTTKCDNCIIGFMFCLQQVACIFSCIACITGNDELQEASRVLNCCSDMVYCTVCSCMQTQHKVEMNKRDGKFGARPTTAPPIQHMSRLDQPLPPTIAYSPQQPQSYPPPPQQPYGYPPQQQPPMYPPPPLQHHGYPPPNYAPSGTVGYPPPGYPR; via the exons ATGGCTTCTTCGGATGCTCAAATGGAGAAAATGAAATTCCGTCAAAACTATCAGAATCACTGGCACACTGATCTTCTCCGTGCTCCGCAGTCGGATCCTCTCT TTTGCTGCTTTTCGCTTTGGTG CGGTCCTTGTGCATCGTACATTCTCAGAAAACGAGCTCTATACAATGATATGTCAAG GTATACATGTTGTGGAGGCTATATGCCCTGTAGTGGCAGATGTGGAGAAAGTCATTGCCCTGAGTTGTGTCTTTGTACAGAG GTTTTTCTTTGCTTTGCAAATTCAGTTGCCTCAACACGCTTTATGTTGCAAGACGAGTTCAATCTTCAGACAACAAAATGCGATAATTGTATAATT GGATTTATGTTTTGTCTCCAGCAGGTAGCATGTATATTTAGCTGCATTGCTTGTATTACAGGAAATGATGAACTTCAAGAGGCTTCTCGGGTTCTGAATTGTTGTTCGGACATGGTTTACTGCAC GGTTTGCAGTTGTATGCAG ACTCAACACAAGGTTGAAATGAACAAAAGAGATGGAAAGTTTGGTGCAAGGCCAACAACAGCACCTCCTATTCAACATATGTCTCGTTTGGATCAGCCTCTTCCTCCAACCATTGCATATTCACCTCAACAGCCACAATCATACCCACCCCCACCCCAGCAACCCTATGGATAcccaccacaacaacaaccacccatGTACCCTCCACCTCCATTGCAACATCATGGCTATCCTCCACCCAATTATGCTCCAAGTGGTACTGTTGGGTACCCTCCACCTGGTTATCCAcgctaa